The following proteins are co-located in the Gemmatimonadota bacterium genome:
- a CDS encoding glycosyltransferase encodes MAQRERCSIVIPTWNAGYLVERCLRSLKDHGAADRAEIVVVDDGSTADTAVRTWATCPDAVLVRHDGNRGFAAACNTGVSRASHEVVVLLNNDVVATGPFLDPLLSHFRDDQVFAVNPRVYQVGDGRPGGGLVRGAMHCGLLRLRWAERESLREGRALTLYANGAAMAVSRSKYLALGGFDTLYAPFYSEDLDLSYRAYQRGWTVLYEPESRLTHEHGATIGARHDRAFIDRVSARNRILFVWRNMRDLRCLVSHVFWMMARFLGAVLKGDLTFPRALMDAARLRDAVMKRRRSDPAPVATDREILGSTSGWAGREKP; translated from the coding sequence ATGGCACAGCGCGAACGATGCAGTATCGTGATCCCGACGTGGAATGCGGGCTATCTGGTCGAACGGTGCCTCCGTTCATTGAAAGACCACGGGGCAGCGGACCGGGCGGAGATCGTGGTGGTGGACGACGGCAGTACGGCCGACACGGCCGTAAGGACGTGGGCGACCTGTCCGGACGCGGTCCTGGTCAGGCACGACGGGAACAGGGGGTTCGCCGCAGCCTGCAACACAGGGGTGTCGCGGGCTTCGCACGAGGTCGTGGTCCTGCTCAACAACGACGTCGTCGCCACCGGCCCCTTCCTGGATCCCCTCCTTTCCCATTTCCGTGACGATCAGGTGTTCGCCGTCAATCCCCGGGTCTACCAGGTCGGGGACGGGCGTCCCGGCGGCGGTCTCGTGCGAGGCGCCATGCACTGCGGCCTGCTGCGGCTGAGGTGGGCGGAACGCGAGTCCCTGCGAGAAGGCCGTGCACTCACCCTCTACGCCAACGGGGCCGCCATGGCGGTATCCCGGTCGAAGTACCTGGCACTGGGCGGATTCGATACGTTGTATGCCCCGTTCTACTCGGAAGACCTGGACCTGTCCTACCGCGCGTATCAGCGGGGTTGGACGGTGCTTTACGAACCGGAAAGCCGGCTCACCCACGAACACGGCGCGACGATCGGCGCGCGGCACGACCGGGCCTTCATCGACCGCGTCAGCGCGAGAAACCGAATCCTCTTCGTGTGGCGCAACATGCGGGACCTCAGGTGCCTGGTGTCGCATGTCTTCTGGATGATGGCTCGTTTCCTCGGCGCGGTGCTGAAGGGCGACCTGACCTTCCCGCGTGCGCTGATGGACGCGGCGCGTCTAAGGGATGCGGTAATGAAGCGGCGGCGGTCCGACCCGGCTCCAGTAGCAACCGACCGCGAGATCCTGGGGTCGACGTCCGGGTGGGCGGGCCGCGAAAAACCCTAG
- a CDS encoding glycosyltransferase family 9 protein, which produces MDAPKARRILISRLRFIGDVVLTTPVIRALKRHYGEAELYYLAEAGPAAVLARNPYLEEVIALPDELLPGRSVLTRCGEQLRFLRALRKRRFDLVIDLFGNPRSALLTLATGARMRVGYDVRGRGAAYNVKIRRSDSLRVVDAYLDAVRTIGVPADDDRTEVHFSSEDAAWADSWLAERGVDGDRPIAALNPGASWPAKTWNAGRFAELARRMIEALDLRVLVVAGPGQREAMARLAGMAGDACPVVETGSLTRLAALIRRCDLFVSNDCGPMHIAVAVGTPTIGLFGPSNPRIWFPYSQAEGHVALEAGVDDCCGRDFCVRPVACIESISPCQVLEAAESVLRGTSNRSAE; this is translated from the coding sequence ATGGACGCCCCGAAGGCAAGACGAATCCTCATTTCCCGTTTGCGCTTCATCGGCGACGTGGTGCTGACCACGCCGGTGATCAGGGCGTTGAAGCGGCATTACGGGGAAGCCGAACTCTACTACCTCGCGGAGGCGGGACCCGCGGCGGTCCTCGCCCGGAACCCTTACCTGGAAGAGGTGATCGCGCTGCCGGACGAACTCCTGCCTGGCCGGTCCGTGCTGACCCGCTGCGGGGAACAGTTGCGCTTCCTCCGTGCCCTGCGAAAGCGCCGTTTCGACCTGGTGATCGATCTCTTCGGCAATCCGCGCAGCGCGCTGCTGACCCTGGCCACGGGCGCCCGGATGCGGGTCGGTTATGACGTACGGGGAAGGGGCGCGGCGTACAATGTCAAGATCAGGCGGTCAGATTCTCTCCGGGTAGTGGATGCCTACCTGGATGCGGTCCGCACGATCGGCGTTCCCGCGGATGACGACCGCACCGAGGTCCACTTCTCCTCCGAAGACGCGGCGTGGGCCGATTCCTGGCTCGCTGAGCGGGGCGTGGACGGCGACCGCCCGATCGCCGCGCTGAATCCCGGCGCAAGCTGGCCGGCCAAAACGTGGAACGCGGGCCGATTCGCCGAACTGGCCCGCCGGATGATCGAAGCGCTGGACCTCCGTGTACTGGTGGTCGCGGGACCGGGGCAGCGGGAGGCCATGGCCAGGTTGGCCGGCATGGCGGGCGACGCCTGTCCCGTCGTGGAAACCGGTTCGCTCACCCGGCTGGCCGCGTTGATCCGGAGGTGCGACCTGTTCGTTTCCAATGACTGCGGGCCGATGCATATCGCCGTGGCCGTGGGAACGCCCACGATCGGCCTTTTCGGTCCGAGCAACCCGCGGATCTGGTTTCCCTATTCACAGGCCGAAGGGCACGTCGCCCTGGAAGCCGGTGTGGACGACTGTTGCGGCCGCGATTTCTGCGTCCGGCCTGTCGCATGCATCGAATCGATATCACCGTGCCAGGTGCTGGAGGCCGCGGAGTCCGTCCTGCGCGGGACTTCCAACCGTTCGGCGGAGTAG
- a CDS encoding glycosyltransferase family 9 protein: protein MPEDPRRILVIKLRATGDVVLATPVIENLKRRFPRARLSFLTEEASADVLRWNSLLDELIVLPLRRWGSLGVRGSWREQVRFYRNLRQRRFDLVFDLFGNPRSALLTWLTGAPDRVGYAFRGRRHAYTTVVTPSGRPGHEVLFHLEALEALDIPVAADRPRVTIPGTAGEKADGWLREHVPGGRVLIGLNPGGGWAIKRWPPEFFGRLADALIDEYGVDVLILWGPGEAGLVARVTGAMRNRPLVLPETTLAELGAFLKRCGLLVSNDSAPMHMAAALNVPTVGIFGPTDPRAQGPWGDGHGVVRKESVDCLGCNRIKCPIGNICMTTLEPGELLEKIRAYIPVGIVGT, encoded by the coding sequence ATGCCCGAAGATCCCAGGCGCATACTGGTCATCAAACTGCGGGCCACCGGGGACGTCGTCCTGGCGACGCCCGTCATCGAGAACCTGAAGCGGCGCTTCCCACGGGCCCGCCTCTCCTTCCTGACGGAGGAGGCTTCCGCCGACGTCCTGCGGTGGAATTCCTTGCTGGACGAGCTCATCGTGCTGCCCCTGCGCCGGTGGGGAAGCCTGGGCGTCCGTGGTTCCTGGCGCGAGCAGGTACGGTTCTATCGTAACCTGCGCCAGAGACGCTTCGATCTCGTATTCGACCTCTTCGGCAATCCCCGCAGCGCCTTGCTGACCTGGCTGACCGGGGCGCCGGACCGGGTCGGTTACGCTTTCCGGGGTCGCCGCCACGCCTACACCACCGTAGTCACGCCCTCAGGCCGGCCAGGGCACGAGGTCCTGTTCCACCTGGAAGCTCTGGAGGCGCTGGACATCCCGGTGGCCGCCGACCGGCCGCGTGTCACCATACCCGGGACGGCCGGCGAGAAAGCAGACGGCTGGCTGCGGGAGCACGTCCCGGGCGGGCGTGTGTTGATCGGACTGAATCCGGGCGGAGGTTGGGCCATCAAGCGCTGGCCGCCGGAGTTTTTCGGCCGCCTGGCCGACGCGCTGATCGATGAATACGGCGTGGACGTGCTGATCCTGTGGGGGCCGGGCGAGGCAGGGCTCGTCGCGCGGGTAACCGGCGCCATGCGCAACCGCCCCCTCGTGCTTCCGGAGACGACGCTCGCCGAACTCGGCGCATTCCTTAAGCGCTGCGGCCTGCTGGTCAGCAACGACAGCGCGCCGATGCACATGGCCGCGGCGCTGAACGTTCCCACCGTCGGTATCTTCGGTCCCACCGACCCCCGCGCGCAGGGGCCCTGGGGCGACGGTCACGGCGTGGTGCGGAAGGAAAGCGTCGACTGTCTCGGCTGCAACCGGATCAAGTGTCCGATTGGCAATATATGCATGACGACGCTGGAACCCGGGGAGCTGCTGGAGAAGATACGCGCGTATATTCCGGTCGGAATAGTCGGAACTTGA
- a CDS encoding Rne/Rng family ribonuclease, whose amino-acid sequence MRKDIIVETATHETRIAMLEDNHLVELLVERPEHERVVGNICKGVVTAVIPSIQAAFVDIGLDKAAFLQASDVTSGADWIDFDDDENQDSGSGRSRDREYQIQEMVKEGQEIVVQITKESIGTKGPRVTSQISLPGRFLVLVPHANYVGVSRRIDDWSEKRRLRDLARKLKDDDFGVIVRTAALGKSDSELKNDLKQLTRTWRNIEKEVGKTPAPAMIHKDVEMTSGMIRDLFTPDIDSVIIDSKAVYKEILAYLKGVAPQLRERVHMYDGTAPVFDAYGIENEIGKALHRKVWLKNGGYILIEPTEALVTIDVNSGRYAGSRGHEETVFQTNLEACAEVARQLRLRDIGGIIVIDFIDMEDRGNRRQVHQEMEKAMSHDRARTRMSKEISEFGLIEMTRQRIRPSLLFTFSEACPVCDGTGRIMSRITMVTQIGRWLKRAKPGLRERKLKLKVHPTVALSLHENGREKLVNLQDEYKMQLQVEEDPFLHVEEFRVFSGKRDLDVTDEFK is encoded by the coding sequence TTGCGGAAAGACATCATAGTTGAGACGGCCACGCACGAAACACGCATCGCGATGCTCGAGGATAACCATCTCGTCGAGCTGCTGGTCGAACGCCCGGAACACGAGCGCGTGGTCGGGAACATCTGCAAGGGCGTAGTGACAGCGGTCATACCGAGCATTCAGGCGGCCTTTGTGGATATCGGCCTGGACAAGGCTGCCTTCCTGCAGGCATCGGACGTAACCAGTGGGGCCGACTGGATTGATTTCGATGACGACGAGAACCAGGATTCCGGATCCGGAAGGAGCAGGGACCGGGAGTACCAGATCCAGGAGATGGTCAAGGAAGGCCAGGAAATCGTCGTCCAGATCACGAAGGAGTCCATCGGCACCAAGGGACCGCGGGTCACTTCCCAGATATCCCTGCCGGGAAGGTTCCTCGTGCTGGTTCCCCATGCCAATTACGTCGGCGTTTCCCGGCGTATCGACGACTGGAGCGAAAAGCGCAGGCTGAGGGACCTGGCCAGGAAACTCAAGGACGACGACTTCGGGGTCATCGTGCGGACCGCTGCACTGGGCAAATCGGATTCCGAGTTGAAGAACGACCTCAAGCAACTGACCAGGACATGGCGGAATATCGAGAAGGAGGTCGGGAAGACGCCGGCGCCCGCCATGATCCACAAGGACGTCGAAATGACGTCCGGGATGATACGCGACCTGTTCACGCCCGACATCGACAGCGTGATCATCGACTCGAAGGCGGTATACAAGGAGATCCTGGCCTATCTAAAGGGCGTGGCCCCCCAACTTCGCGAGCGCGTCCACATGTACGACGGGACGGCGCCGGTGTTCGACGCCTACGGGATCGAGAACGAGATCGGCAAGGCGCTCCATCGGAAGGTATGGCTGAAGAACGGCGGCTACATCCTCATCGAACCCACCGAAGCGCTGGTGACGATCGACGTGAATTCAGGACGGTACGCGGGGTCAAGGGGACACGAGGAAACCGTGTTCCAGACCAACCTGGAAGCCTGCGCGGAGGTGGCGCGGCAGCTCAGGCTCAGGGATATCGGGGGTATCATCGTCATCGATTTCATTGACATGGAAGACCGCGGGAACCGGCGCCAGGTGCACCAGGAAATGGAGAAGGCCATGTCGCACGACCGTGCGCGGACACGCATGTCCAAGGAGATCAGCGAATTCGGGCTGATCGAGATGACCCGCCAGCGGATTCGCCCCAGCCTGCTGTTCACCTTCAGCGAGGCATGCCCGGTGTGCGACGGGACCGGCCGAATCATGTCGCGCATCACCATGGTCACCCAGATCGGCCGGTGGCTGAAGCGGGCAAAGCCCGGCCTGAGAGAACGAAAGCTCAAGCTCAAGGTGCATCCCACCGTGGCGTTGAGTCTGCATGAGAACGGACGGGAGAAACTGGTGAACCTGCAGGACGAGTACAAGATGCAACTTCAAGTCGAGGAAGACCCGTTCCTGCACGTGGAGGAATTCCGCGTGTTTTCGGGCAAACGGGACCTGGACGTGACCGACGAGTTCAAGTAA
- the rplU gene encoding 50S ribosomal protein L21 — MYAVIRSGDQQFSVNEGDTIQVEKIAAEVGDEITIDQVLLLGGGETLVGTPTVAGATVTAKVTEQGRHPKIVVFKMKRRKNYRRKRGHRQPYTALEITSINYDPSASN, encoded by the coding sequence ATGTACGCTGTGATCAGATCGGGCGATCAGCAGTTCAGTGTCAACGAGGGAGATACGATCCAGGTCGAGAAGATCGCCGCCGAAGTGGGAGACGAGATCACCATCGACCAGGTGCTCCTCCTGGGCGGCGGAGAGACGCTGGTCGGCACGCCGACGGTAGCCGGGGCCACTGTGACGGCCAAAGTTACCGAGCAGGGCCGCCATCCCAAGATCGTGGTGTTCAAGATGAAACGCCGTAAGAACTACCGCCGGAAGAGAGGGCACAGGCAGCCGTATACCGCGCTCGAAATAACCAGCATCAACTACGACCCAAGCGCATCCAACTGA
- a CDS encoding 50S ribosomal protein L27, with protein MAHKKGVGSSRNGRDSNPKFLGVKTGDGMRVRAGNIIVRQRGTRILPGENVGRGNDDTLFALTDGIVQFRRYGKKRTQVHIADG; from the coding sequence ATGGCCCACAAGAAAGGTGTAGGAAGTTCTCGCAACGGAAGAGACAGCAACCCCAAGTTTCTCGGCGTCAAGACCGGAGACGGCATGCGCGTCCGGGCTGGCAACATCATCGTCCGGCAGCGGGGAACGCGGATTCTGCCCGGAGAAAACGTGGGGCGCGGCAACGACGACACCCTCTTCGCCTTGACGGACGGCATCGTCCAGTTCCGCCGGTACGGGAAGAAGCGCACGCAGGTCCATATCGCCGACGGGTGA